A stretch of the Bacillus anthracis str. Vollum genome encodes the following:
- a CDS encoding response regulator transcription factor, with protein MKILVVDDESSIRNLIRMQLEMEGYEVLTAADGREVLERWNEGPDVLILDVMLPDTDGYELLRLFREKDRDIPVLMLTAKSQMNDKLLGLQLGADDYVTKPFNYAELILRVKNMTRRVKKKEVTVSHEVIEAGEITICPKERKVHVSEQEIQLTYREFNLCQLFVSNPQRVFMRDELLEKVWGFEYIGNTRAVDIMVQRLRKKLGNSGEYIKTIYGVGYKLDC; from the coding sequence ATGAAGATACTTGTAGTGGATGATGAGTCGAGTATTCGTAATTTGATTCGGATGCAGCTTGAGATGGAAGGATATGAAGTGCTCACGGCGGCTGATGGGAGAGAAGTTTTAGAGAGATGGAATGAAGGGCCGGATGTTTTGATTTTGGATGTTATGCTTCCAGATACAGATGGGTATGAATTACTTCGTTTGTTCCGTGAGAAGGATAGGGATATTCCAGTACTCATGTTAACTGCGAAGAGTCAAATGAATGATAAATTGCTTGGTTTGCAGCTGGGCGCTGATGATTACGTGACGAAGCCATTTAATTATGCGGAGCTTATTCTTCGGGTCAAGAATATGACGCGGCGTGTGAAGAAGAAAGAGGTAACGGTAAGTCATGAAGTAATCGAGGCAGGAGAGATAACGATCTGTCCTAAGGAAAGAAAAGTGCATGTGAGTGAACAAGAGATTCAGTTAACGTACAGAGAGTTTAATTTATGTCAGTTGTTTGTTTCTAATCCGCAGCGTGTATTTATGAGAGATGAGTTACTTGAGAAAGTATGGGGATTTGAGTATATCGGAAATACGAGAGCGGTTGATATTATGGTGCAAAGATTGCGGAAGAAGTTAGGGAATAGCGGGGAATATATTAAGACAATTTATGGCGTTGGCTATAAACTAGATTGTTAA
- the galE gene encoding UDP-glucose 4-epimerase GalE, with protein MNSILICGGAGYIGSHAVKKLVDEGLSVVVVDNLQTGHEDAITEGAKFYNGDLRDKAFLRDVFTQENIEAVMHFAADSLVGVSMEKPLQYYNNNVYGALCLLEVMDEFKVDKFIFSSTAATYGEVDVDLITEETMTNPTNTYGETKLAIEKMLHWYSQASNLRYKIFRYFNVAGATPNGIIGEDHRPETHLIPLVLQVALGQREKIMMFGDDYNTPDGTCIRDYIHVEDLVAAHFLGLKDLQNGGESDFYNLGNGNGFSVKEIVDAVREVTNHEIPAEVAPRRAGDPARLVASSQKAKEKLGWDPRYVNVKTIIEHAWNWHQKQPNGYEK; from the coding sequence ATGAATTCAATTCTAATCTGCGGCGGAGCTGGTTATATCGGTTCTCACGCTGTGAAAAAATTAGTAGACGAAGGTTTATCTGTAGTAGTAGTAGATAACTTACAAACTGGTCATGAGGATGCAATTACGGAAGGTGCGAAGTTTTATAATGGCGACCTTCGTGATAAAGCATTTTTAAGAGATGTTTTTACACAAGAAAATATTGAGGCTGTTATGCATTTCGCAGCTGATTCTTTAGTTGGAGTTAGTATGGAGAAGCCTCTTCAATATTATAATAACAATGTGTATGGTGCACTTTGCTTATTAGAGGTAATGGATGAGTTTAAGGTAGATAAGTTTATTTTCTCTTCTACTGCGGCGACGTATGGTGAGGTAGATGTAGACCTTATTACTGAGGAAACGATGACAAATCCAACGAATACGTATGGAGAAACGAAGTTAGCAATCGAGAAGATGCTTCATTGGTATAGCCAAGCTTCTAATTTACGTTATAAGATTTTCAGATACTTTAACGTGGCTGGTGCAACTCCAAATGGTATTATCGGGGAAGATCACCGTCCGGAGACGCATTTAATTCCTCTTGTATTGCAAGTGGCGTTAGGTCAACGTGAGAAGATTATGATGTTTGGTGATGACTATAATACACCAGATGGTACTTGTATTCGTGATTATATTCATGTTGAAGATTTAGTGGCAGCTCACTTCTTAGGACTTAAGGACCTACAGAACGGTGGAGAGAGTGATTTCTATAACTTAGGAAATGGTAATGGTTTCAGTGTAAAAGAAATCGTTGATGCAGTTCGTGAAGTTACAAATCATGAAATTCCTGCTGAAGTAGCACCACGTCGTGCGGGAGATCCAGCACGTTTAGTTGCTTCTTCTCAGAAAGCGAAAGAGAAGTTAGGCTGGGATCCTCGGTATGTAAATGTGAAGACAATCATTGAGCATGCTTGGAATTGGCATCAGAAGCAACCTAATGGGTATGAGAAATAA
- the lytR gene encoding transcription antiterminator LytR has protein sequence MKKKILFWVLGILGVLIIGGGIYAYNVYSSVSNTLKEVHQPLKRDQNNSNVGEKVSKSEPVSILLLGADERGEDKGRSDSLMVITLNPKNNSMKTVSIPRDTYTEIVGKGKSDKINHAYAFGGVDMSVATVENFLNVPINYYIEVNMEGFKDIVDAVGGVDVKNDLEFTQDGHHFAKGNIHLTGDQALAFTRMRKQDPRGDFGRQMRQRQVMQGVIKKGASFSSLTGYGDVLSAIQKNVKTNLTQDQMFDMQKNYKDCLKNSEDIQIPGDGHKAADGIWYYYVPDAAKQDLTNKLRTHLEVTK, from the coding sequence ATGAAAAAGAAAATTTTATTTTGGGTACTCGGTATCCTTGGGGTACTAATCATAGGTGGAGGAATTTATGCTTATAATGTATATTCTTCTGTATCTAATACATTAAAGGAAGTTCATCAACCTTTAAAACGTGATCAAAACAACAGTAATGTTGGAGAAAAAGTGAGTAAGAGTGAACCAGTGTCAATTTTATTACTAGGAGCAGATGAGCGCGGTGAGGATAAAGGGCGTTCAGATTCTTTAATGGTGATTACATTAAATCCTAAAAATAACTCTATGAAAACAGTAAGTATTCCTCGTGATACGTATACAGAAATTGTTGGAAAAGGTAAAAGCGATAAAATCAATCATGCTTATGCATTCGGCGGAGTTGATATGTCTGTAGCGACAGTAGAAAACTTCTTGAATGTTCCTATTAATTATTATATTGAAGTGAACATGGAGGGCTTTAAAGATATTGTTGATGCAGTTGGCGGTGTAGATGTAAAGAATGATTTAGAATTTACGCAGGATGGACATCATTTTGCGAAAGGAAATATTCATTTAACAGGTGACCAAGCTCTAGCATTCACACGTATGCGTAAACAAGACCCACGTGGTGACTTTGGTCGTCAGATGCGTCAACGTCAAGTGATGCAAGGTGTTATCAAAAAGGGTGCAAGCTTCTCTTCTTTAACAGGTTATGGAGATGTATTATCAGCAATTCAAAAGAATGTGAAGACAAACTTAACGCAAGATCAAATGTTTGATATGCAAAAGAACTATAAAGATTGCTTGAAAAATAGTGAGGATATTCAAATCCCAGGTGACGGTCACAAGGCTGCTGATGGCATTTGGTATTACTATGTTCCAGATGCAGCAAAACAAGATTTAACGAATAAATTAAGAACGCATCTTGAAGTGACTAAGTAA
- the fabZ gene encoding 3-hydroxyacyl-ACP dehydratase FabZ codes for MLDIQQIKEIIPHRYPFLLVDKVLEVEEGKRAIGIKNVTANEEFFNGHFPDYPVMPGVLIVEALAQVGAVAMLKKEENRGRLAFFAGIDNCRFKRQVRPGDQLRLEVEMTRVRGAIGKGKAIATVDGEIACETEITFALGDKKE; via the coding sequence ATGCTAGATATTCAACAAATTAAAGAAATAATTCCTCATCGCTATCCATTTCTACTAGTGGATAAAGTTTTAGAAGTAGAAGAAGGAAAACGTGCTATTGGGATAAAGAATGTTACAGCTAATGAAGAATTTTTTAATGGACATTTTCCAGATTATCCTGTAATGCCAGGTGTTTTAATTGTAGAGGCTTTAGCACAGGTTGGTGCTGTTGCTATGTTGAAAAAAGAGGAGAATCGTGGTCGCTTAGCATTCTTCGCAGGCATTGATAATTGCCGTTTTAAAAGACAAGTCCGTCCAGGTGACCAACTACGTTTAGAAGTTGAAATGACGCGTGTACGTGGAGCGATTGGAAAAGGAAAAGCAATTGCTACTGTAGATGGTGAAATTGCTTGTGAGACAGAAATAACGTTCGCTCTTGGAGATAAAAAAGAATAG
- the wecB gene encoding non-hydrolyzing UDP-N-acetylglucosamine 2-epimerase, with amino-acid sequence MTERLKVMTIFGTRPEAIKMAPLVLELQKHPEKIESIVTVTAQHRQMLDQVLSIFGITPDFDLNIMKDRQTLIDITTRGLEGLDKVMKEAKPDIVLVHGDTTTTFIASLAAFYNQIPVGHVEAGLRTWDKYSPYPEEMNRQLTGVMADLHFSPTAKSATNLQKENKDESRIFITGNTAIDALKTTVKETYSHPVLEKLGNNRLVLMTAHRRENLGEPMRNMFRAIKRLVDKHEDVQVVYPVHMNPVVRETANDILGDYGRIHLIEPLDVIDFHNVAARSYLMLTDSGGVQEEAPSLGVPVLVLRDTTERPEGIEAGTLKLAGTDEETIFSLADELLSDKEAHDKMSKASNPYGDGRASERIVEAILKHFNK; translated from the coding sequence ATGACTGAACGTTTAAAAGTAATGACGATTTTTGGGACACGTCCAGAAGCAATTAAAATGGCACCTCTTGTATTAGAGTTGCAAAAGCATCCAGAGAAAATTGAGTCAATTGTGACTGTAACAGCGCAACATCGTCAAATGTTAGACCAAGTATTAAGTATCTTTGGAATTACACCAGATTTCGATTTGAATATTATGAAGGATCGCCAAACTTTAATTGATATTACAACGCGTGGTTTAGAAGGTTTGGATAAAGTAATGAAAGAAGCAAAGCCGGATATCGTACTTGTACATGGTGATACAACGACAACGTTTATCGCAAGCTTAGCTGCTTTCTATAATCAAATTCCAGTAGGTCATGTCGAGGCGGGACTTCGTACATGGGATAAATATTCTCCATACCCAGAAGAGATGAATCGTCAATTAACAGGCGTAATGGCGGACCTTCATTTCTCACCTACAGCAAAATCGGCAACGAACTTACAGAAAGAAAATAAAGATGAGTCACGCATTTTCATAACAGGAAATACAGCGATTGACGCACTAAAAACGACTGTAAAAGAAACATATAGTCATCCCGTACTAGAGAAACTTGGAAATAATCGTCTTGTACTTATGACAGCTCACCGTCGTGAAAACTTAGGAGAGCCAATGCGTAATATGTTCCGTGCAATTAAGCGTCTTGTTGATAAGCATGAAGACGTACAAGTTGTATATCCTGTTCATATGAATCCTGTTGTTCGTGAAACTGCAAATGATATTTTAGGCGATTATGGCCGCATTCATTTAATTGAGCCGTTAGATGTAATTGATTTCCACAATGTTGCAGCTCGTTCATACTTAATGTTAACTGATTCTGGTGGGGTACAAGAGGAAGCACCGTCACTTGGTGTACCGGTTCTTGTTCTTCGTGATACAACGGAGCGTCCAGAAGGTATTGAAGCAGGTACGTTGAAATTAGCGGGAACAGACGAAGAGACAATCTTTAGTCTTGCTGATGAGTTGTTATCAGACAAAGAAGCTCATGATAAGATGTCAAAAGCATCTAACCCGTACGGTGATGGCCGTGCATCAGAGCGTATTGTAGAAGCAATTTTAAAACACTTTAATAAGTAA
- the tagH gene encoding teichoic acids export ABC transporter ATP-binding subunit TagH — protein MNYKVKFEHVTKKYKLYNKPFDKLKDLFFRSKDGEYHYALNNISFEVPEGEIVGIVGLNGSGKSTLSNLIAGVTMPNKGTVDIKGSAALIAISSGLNGQLTGIENIELKGLMMGITKEKIKEIIPEIIDFADIGKFMYQPVKTYSSGMKSRLGFAISVHINPDILVIDEALSVGDQTFTKKCLDKMNEFKEQGKTIFFISHSLSQVKSFCTKALWLHYGQVKEYGDIKEIVDHYDEFLKKYNQMSVEERKDLRKEQISQFQHGLLQEDQTGRERKRKKGKKTSRKFKKKRVLITGVCIALLTGIISTGYYYKNLLPFNSENKYAEKVASKENVTESKQMVKKEKGAAKYIVNSNGISIREEADASSKRLAIANFGDIFTISDSNKNEKKDVEWIQITLSNGEIGWISTKFIEPFKSNNNIIEDAKLADVTALLKRVYGGNMVSAPTYFGKTLNELETTYPQPLNPLPSMTGKTIVKDGNIQFGISQDKVVEVVFQDISMSIAKLHELLGKESLSNDAEKNYFYETKSYYIAARSDQTHKEIQSISIVKK, from the coding sequence ATGAATTATAAAGTTAAGTTTGAGCACGTTACAAAAAAGTATAAGCTGTACAACAAGCCTTTTGATAAGCTTAAGGATTTATTTTTTAGGAGCAAAGATGGAGAATATCATTATGCTTTGAATAATATTTCTTTTGAAGTTCCAGAGGGTGAAATTGTTGGAATTGTAGGTTTAAATGGTTCTGGGAAGAGTACATTGTCGAATTTAATTGCTGGTGTTACGATGCCTAATAAAGGAACAGTGGATATTAAAGGTTCAGCTGCATTGATAGCAATTTCTTCAGGGCTTAATGGTCAATTAACAGGGATTGAAAATATCGAATTAAAAGGTTTAATGATGGGAATTACAAAAGAGAAGATTAAGGAAATTATTCCTGAAATCATTGACTTTGCTGATATTGGAAAGTTTATGTATCAACCTGTTAAAACTTATTCAAGTGGAATGAAATCTAGACTAGGATTTGCGATATCAGTTCATATTAATCCTGATATTTTAGTGATAGATGAGGCACTTTCTGTTGGTGATCAAACGTTTACGAAAAAGTGCCTAGATAAGATGAATGAATTTAAAGAGCAAGGGAAAACAATCTTCTTTATTAGTCATTCACTTTCTCAAGTGAAAAGTTTCTGTACAAAAGCGTTATGGCTTCATTATGGTCAAGTAAAAGAATACGGGGATATAAAAGAGATTGTCGATCATTATGATGAATTTCTGAAGAAATATAATCAAATGAGTGTTGAGGAAAGAAAAGACTTAAGAAAAGAACAAATATCTCAATTTCAACATGGCTTACTACAAGAGGATCAAACCGGTAGGGAGAGAAAACGTAAAAAAGGAAAAAAAACAAGCCGAAAGTTTAAAAAGAAGAGGGTTCTGATTACAGGAGTTTGTATAGCTCTATTAACAGGTATAATTTCAACAGGCTATTATTATAAAAATTTACTACCATTCAACAGTGAAAATAAATATGCCGAAAAAGTTGCTTCAAAAGAGAATGTGACTGAATCTAAGCAAATGGTAAAGAAGGAAAAAGGAGCAGCAAAGTATATTGTAAATAGTAATGGAATCAGTATTCGTGAAGAAGCAGATGCAAGCAGTAAACGATTAGCTATAGCAAACTTCGGGGATATTTTTACTATATCTGATAGCAATAAAAATGAGAAAAAAGATGTTGAATGGATACAAATTACATTATCAAATGGTGAAATTGGATGGATAAGCACAAAGTTTATTGAACCGTTTAAATCGAATAATAACATAATCGAGGATGCTAAGTTAGCAGATGTAACTGCGTTGTTAAAACGTGTATATGGAGGGAATATGGTAAGTGCTCCTACTTATTTTGGTAAAACACTAAATGAGTTAGAGACAACTTATCCTCAACCTTTAAATCCATTACCAAGTATGACGGGAAAAACGATTGTTAAAGATGGCAATATTCAATTTGGGATTTCACAAGATAAGGTAGTGGAGGTTGTATTCCAAGATATTTCAATGTCGATTGCAAAGTTACATGAATTATTAGGAAAAGAAAGCTTAAGTAATGATGCAGAGAAAAACTACTTCTATGAAACAAAAAGTTACTATATTGCAGCCCGTTCAGATCAGACGCATAAAGAAATTCAATCAATATCGATTGTAAAGAAATAA
- a CDS encoding ABC transporter permease, producing the protein MKSLKTIIKEQYENLYLIRRLSLYELKQAYAGNLLGLLWVFLNPLSQIGVYWLVFGLGIRGGAPVHGVPYFVWLVCGLVTWFFVGTTITQSANSIYSRLNTVSKMNFPLSIIPTYVVISQLYTHLILIIFALVIVIFNLGFSTINILELMYGLVASTLFLIALSFLTSTLSTMLRDIQLLIQSVTRMLFFLTPIFWEPKENMSNLLLFIIKINPLYYIVEVYRGALIYNDTSIVLSWYTLYFWGAVIILFIAGSMLHIRFRKQFVDYL; encoded by the coding sequence ATGAAATCGTTAAAAACTATTATTAAAGAACAATATGAAAATCTATATTTAATCCGAAGATTATCATTATATGAATTAAAACAGGCTTATGCAGGTAATTTATTAGGATTATTATGGGTGTTTTTGAATCCTTTATCACAAATTGGTGTGTATTGGTTAGTGTTTGGATTAGGGATTAGAGGAGGAGCGCCAGTACATGGCGTTCCTTACTTTGTTTGGCTAGTTTGTGGGTTAGTTACATGGTTTTTTGTAGGAACAACAATTACTCAAAGTGCTAATTCAATATATAGTAGGCTTAATACTGTATCTAAAATGAATTTTCCATTGAGTATTATTCCTACATATGTGGTAATCTCACAATTATATACACATTTGATTTTAATTATATTTGCATTGGTTATTGTTATCTTTAATTTGGGATTTAGTACAATTAATATATTAGAGTTAATGTATGGATTAGTTGCATCTACTCTATTTTTAATAGCATTATCTTTTTTAACATCTACATTATCGACTATGTTAAGGGATATTCAATTATTAATTCAATCAGTAACACGTATGTTGTTCTTTTTAACACCTATTTTTTGGGAACCCAAGGAAAATATGTCGAATTTATTGTTATTTATTATTAAGATTAATCCGCTATATTATATAGTAGAAGTATATCGCGGAGCTCTAATTTATAATGATACGTCTATAGTTTTATCATGGTACACATTATACTTTTGGGGAGCTGTAATCATATTGTTTATTGCTGGATCTATGCTTCATATTCGATTCCGCAAGCAGTTTGTTGACTACTTATAA
- a CDS encoding nucleotide sugar dehydrogenase: MKICTMGLGYIGLPTSAMFAKYGTEVVGVDIHQKVVDKLNNGEIHIEEPGLGEVVKEVVANGKFRASLTPEEADAFIISVPTPNHDDEHKSCDLSYVLTATEKVLPFVKKGNVIIVESTIAPRSMDDYVKPLVEEAGFTVGEDIYLVHCPERVLPGQILHELVHNNRIVGGVTPACAEAGARVYGVFVEGEIIKTNAKTAEMSKLMENTFRDVNIALANELTKVCNSLDINVLDVIEMANKHPRVNLHYPGPGVGGHCLAVDPYFIVAKAPELANIIKLSRETNVSMPHYVTEKVKELLAGVENPKVAAFGVTYKGNVDDMRESPAMDVIDLIRNEGITVSAHDPHVESDFFELHSAEEAVKDAHLILVLTDHDEFKTMNYDSLAPYMAKTVVFDTRNCVQAVSTGEMKIINFGTLYEALNKNVMMV, encoded by the coding sequence ATGAAAATTTGTACAATGGGACTAGGTTATATCGGATTACCGACATCAGCAATGTTTGCAAAATATGGAACAGAGGTAGTGGGTGTAGACATCCATCAGAAAGTAGTAGATAAGCTAAATAATGGTGAAATTCATATTGAAGAACCAGGTCTTGGAGAAGTTGTAAAGGAAGTAGTTGCAAATGGAAAATTCCGTGCATCTTTAACACCAGAAGAAGCAGATGCATTTATTATTTCTGTTCCAACACCAAATCATGATGATGAACATAAGTCTTGTGATTTATCATATGTTTTAACAGCTACAGAAAAAGTATTACCATTTGTAAAAAAAGGAAATGTAATCATTGTTGAGTCTACAATTGCACCGCGTAGCATGGATGATTATGTAAAACCCTTAGTAGAAGAAGCTGGATTTACGGTGGGAGAGGATATTTACCTTGTTCATTGCCCAGAGCGAGTTCTTCCAGGACAAATTTTACATGAGTTAGTACACAATAATCGTATTGTGGGAGGCGTAACTCCTGCTTGTGCAGAAGCTGGTGCTCGTGTTTATGGTGTGTTTGTAGAAGGCGAAATTATTAAAACAAATGCAAAAACAGCAGAAATGTCGAAGCTTATGGAAAATACATTCCGTGATGTAAATATCGCGCTTGCAAATGAGTTAACAAAAGTGTGTAACTCACTAGATATCAATGTATTAGATGTAATTGAAATGGCTAATAAACATCCACGTGTAAACTTACACTATCCAGGCCCTGGGGTAGGTGGGCACTGTTTAGCAGTTGATCCATATTTTATTGTTGCAAAAGCACCTGAGTTAGCAAACATTATAAAATTGTCTCGTGAAACAAATGTTTCTATGCCACATTATGTGACTGAAAAAGTAAAAGAATTGCTTGCAGGTGTTGAAAATCCAAAGGTAGCAGCATTTGGTGTGACATATAAAGGGAATGTAGATGATATGCGTGAAAGTCCAGCAATGGATGTAATTGATTTAATCCGAAATGAAGGAATCACAGTTTCAGCACATGATCCGCATGTAGAATCTGATTTCTTTGAATTACATTCTGCAGAAGAAGCTGTTAAGGACGCCCATTTGATTCTTGTATTAACAGATCATGATGAATTTAAAACAATGAATTATGATTCATTGGCACCGTACATGGCGAAAACTGTTGTTTTTGATACACGTAATTGTGTACAAGCAGTATCAACGGGTGAAATGAAAATCATCAATTTCGGTACTTTATATGAGGCATTGAATAAAAATGTGATGATGGTATGA
- a CDS encoding heparinase II/III domain-containing protein, translating into MELYIPAGMTVEKVQAILTVLPGNRNKDYVKAANLMIEKNTYMIPPFGSSSYSNLINWNEQRERGYLRLIHGHTFLGCLIAAYNDTGDMKYIKKSIELIKDWINNHSFELHQHSMAFHDETTALRLQYWLRFYIFTRQVLSEEEIILLEKSMEDTAKLLSEDFFHATNTNHGMFQDRALLTYASYFKGENPSLEKYIKLAVTRLKDYFEKVFTEEGVHKEHSPSYHLLVASNIKKLANWMKEFDKEVSLIFNKIYKKTEEYAIHIIRPDGSLPPICDTEANLVGNNYKDLYESDQYLYAVTKGKKGKAPTEDDKVFPKSGYAIFRNDWSKEEKATYVLFTAAYHVDYHKHSDDLNLYIYSNGEIITEAGPNGYNYKDPFTEYAYSSFAHNTLIVDGKGLPRTDRQYEKVYLSDYEINKDKVEATGINLRYTGVEHSRTVSYMKDEEKIVVKDLVKSDKRHEYKLLWHVASDITVHVRDRIVELFRNNHKVMEMEVTTVTGVSIRALNEQTKPQVSGWVFPKMGEKRGATTIEVDISGSNVECITEFRLKDFKLGRDDLIPYNLEKTFKSTRNLRYHFEEAKNQKHKDKLFVVFSAMAPEYKFAFNYMRSLKDVDVNKLFILDDFGDQGAYYLGNKRDHAIETAVSSLIQYIMAKYKICHEQVTAIGSSKGGYAAVYFALKYYFGNVIAGAPQSKLGHFLINQANHKNIARYIAGGDEESDCFYLDQLVFQLLNQPNDISPSINLIVGTKDHHYLNHVMPLYEVLVENGYEVQLEIEEDLTHADLKVHFPLYLQNKVEEILDKKHSSLSNFEEPIIHSIDIRYIEGSNIILTCDATGSNIHYAYYVYKDGHTIDKFMYTMKSHLYYELKDLGEYMFKVFVKDQYNRIITKTFKFGKV; encoded by the coding sequence ATGGAATTATATATTCCTGCAGGCATGACAGTGGAAAAGGTACAAGCAATTCTTACGGTCTTGCCGGGAAATAGAAATAAAGATTATGTAAAAGCTGCCAACTTAATGATAGAAAAAAATACTTATATGATTCCTCCATTCGGAAGTAGTTCATATTCTAATTTAATTAACTGGAATGAACAAAGAGAACGGGGATATTTAAGATTAATACACGGTCATACGTTTTTAGGATGCTTAATAGCCGCGTATAATGATACTGGTGATATGAAGTATATAAAAAAATCTATAGAGTTAATTAAAGATTGGATTAATAATCATTCATTTGAACTTCACCAACATTCAATGGCTTTTCATGATGAAACTACAGCGCTACGTCTACAGTATTGGTTAAGATTCTACATTTTTACACGTCAAGTGTTATCAGAGGAAGAAATTATATTGTTAGAAAAAAGTATGGAAGATACTGCGAAACTTTTATCAGAGGACTTTTTTCATGCTACTAATACAAATCATGGTATGTTTCAAGATAGAGCGCTACTTACTTATGCATCGTATTTTAAAGGAGAAAATCCTTCCCTTGAAAAATATATAAAGTTGGCTGTAACACGTTTAAAGGATTATTTTGAAAAGGTCTTTACTGAAGAAGGGGTTCATAAGGAGCATTCACCATCTTATCATTTATTAGTAGCTTCTAATATCAAGAAGTTAGCAAACTGGATGAAAGAATTCGATAAGGAAGTAAGTTTGATTTTTAATAAGATTTATAAAAAAACAGAAGAGTATGCCATACATATCATTCGTCCAGATGGTTCTTTACCACCAATATGTGATACGGAAGCAAATTTAGTGGGAAATAATTATAAGGATTTATATGAGAGTGATCAGTATCTTTATGCAGTTACTAAGGGCAAAAAGGGAAAAGCCCCTACAGAAGATGATAAGGTATTTCCTAAATCAGGGTATGCAATCTTTAGGAATGATTGGAGTAAAGAAGAGAAGGCTACTTATGTTTTATTTACAGCTGCTTATCATGTAGATTACCATAAGCATAGTGATGATTTAAATTTATATATTTATTCAAATGGTGAAATTATTACAGAAGCGGGTCCTAATGGATATAATTATAAAGATCCTTTTACTGAATATGCGTATTCATCATTTGCTCATAATACACTGATTGTTGACGGAAAGGGGTTACCTAGAACTGATCGTCAGTATGAAAAAGTCTATTTATCAGATTATGAAATCAACAAAGATAAAGTTGAAGCGACGGGAATTAATTTACGTTATACAGGTGTTGAACATAGTCGTACTGTAAGTTACATGAAAGACGAAGAAAAAATAGTAGTGAAGGATTTGGTGAAATCTGATAAACGTCATGAATATAAGTTATTATGGCATGTTGCATCAGATATTACAGTACATGTAAGAGATCGTATTGTTGAGTTATTTCGTAACAACCATAAAGTAATGGAAATGGAAGTAACTACAGTTACTGGTGTTAGTATACGAGCATTAAATGAACAAACAAAGCCTCAGGTGAGTGGCTGGGTATTTCCAAAAATGGGGGAAAAACGAGGTGCTACAACAATTGAGGTGGACATTAGTGGTTCTAATGTAGAGTGTATAACAGAGTTTCGATTGAAGGATTTTAAATTAGGTAGAGACGATTTGATTCCCTATAATTTAGAGAAAACATTCAAGAGTACACGTAATTTAAGGTATCATTTTGAGGAAGCTAAGAATCAGAAACACAAAGATAAATTATTTGTTGTTTTTTCTGCTATGGCACCGGAATATAAGTTTGCTTTCAACTATATGAGATCTTTAAAGGACGTAGATGTTAATAAGTTATTTATTTTAGATGATTTCGGGGACCAGGGCGCTTATTATTTAGGGAATAAGAGAGATCATGCTATTGAAACTGCAGTATCTTCATTAATTCAATATATTATGGCTAAATATAAGATTTGTCATGAACAGGTTACTGCAATAGGATCCTCAAAAGGAGGATATGCAGCAGTCTACTTTGCACTAAAATACTATTTTGGAAATGTTATAGCTGGTGCACCACAGAGTAAGCTTGGACATTTTTTAATTAATCAAGCCAATCATAAAAATATAGCAAGGTATATTGCAGGTGGGGATGAAGAGTCAGATTGCTTCTATCTGGATCAATTAGTATTTCAATTATTAAATCAGCCCAATGATATTTCGCCTAGCATAAACCTTATAGTGGGAACCAAAGATCATCACTATTTGAACCATGTAATGCCTTTATATGAAGTGTTGGTTGAAAATGGATATGAAGTTCAACTTGAAATAGAAGAAGATTTAACTCATGCAGATTTAAAAGTCCATTTTCCACTTTATTTACAAAATAAAGTGGAAGAAATTCTAGATAAAAAACATTCTTCTTTATCTAACTTTGAAGAACCTATTATCCATTCGATTGACATTAGGTATATAGAAGGAAGTAATATTATTTTGACATGCGATGCTACGGGAAGTAATATACACTACGCATATTACGTTTATAAAGATGGTCATACAATTGATAAATTTATGTATACTATGAAATCACACCTATATTATGAATTAAAAGACTTAGGTGAATATATGTTTAAAGTTTTTGTTAAAGATCAGTACAATAGAATTATTACAAAAACTTTCAAGTTTGGTAAAGTATAA